AACCCCACCTCCGCTTCCCTTATGTTGACTCCTGTAAACAACTTTTAGGGGCTGGTTCAATACACAGTTCTTTATCACGAGTTGGCTTTGGTGAACTATACGGATTATTTCCGCATTTTATGCTGAGTGAATATGAGATAAGTTCATATTTTATGAATAAATTAAGGTGGTTATCTACGATCTACGATATGGGAAATCACATATTCGATAGTGCCTGGTATTAGTTGTTCATCAATGATAATAGGCACAAACCTATTTTGATTTGAGTGTTCAGGTTTGAAATTGGGCATAACGGTATGCTCTTATGAATAATTTAGATTAGATCATAACCAAATAATGCCTTCAAGCTGATATTGTGGTGAAATAAAGAACAAAAGAGGTGGTGGAAACCCTACAGCCTCGTTATAACCTTAGAGGGAAAAATGGAATTTAGAGCATTTGAAAAGGGAGATCATGACCTGCTTATCGGTTGGATCGACTCGGATAAATTGAATTATCAATGGGGTGGTCCAAACTTTGAGTTTCCATTGGATTCATTACAAATTTCTAAACACTGTTCCCAAGCGCAAGTGTTTCCGTTTATCTTTGTTGTCTCTGGTCAGAGCGCTGGCTATGTTGAACTATTCAAAGTTTCAGAGTCGCACTTTAGGATTTGCCGCGTATTTGTTTCGGACAGCTTTCGTGGAAAGGGCATTTCAAAGCGCATGCTTGGTCAATTAATCGATCTAGCAAAAGAAAAATACAGCGCTAGCTTGCTATCACTAGCTGTATTCGAACGAAACATAGTTGCGAGAAATTGCTATGAATCGCTTGGTTTTACCGTTACAGCGCATGAAAATGGCTCTCGTTCTTTCGACGGTGAGGTTTGGGACCTTTTATGTATGGAAAGATGGTTATAACAAACACTTAAGGTTTTGCCCAACAACGAGTTTGAGAAGTGATCAAGATAATTACCATGATTCCTTATACTACTCCCACAAAATCAGAAAGGCAGAGTGATTAAACACTGCCTTTAGTCATTCTATTGAATATTGCTAAGCAAATGCTCGATTATGCGCGTGAACGAATGATGTTTGAGAACACTACATGTAAATCACTAGAGGTAGCGTCATCGGTTAAGTTCAAATTCGCTTTAATGTGCTGTAAATGGTGCTCCATCAGCTCATGCGCCTTCGCTTTATCACCTGACTCAATCGCATTAAGTAAATTACTGTGTTCATCTTGAGAGCAGTTGCTGTTGTTACTCCCTTCATATTGCGCAATTAATAGCGAGGTTTGAGATACCAAGCTGCGTAAGAAATGCAGTAAGGGGCCATTTTTTGCCATCTTAGCTAACTCAATATGAAATTCACCGGATAAGCGAATACCGCGGCCAATATCCCCGTTAGCAATGGCTTCATCTTCACTGGTTACTAGGTTACGCAAGACTTGCATCTGTTGAGGATGACAGTTTTCAGTCGCCAGCTCAGTGACCGCTAATTCAGCAATTTCACGGGCTTTTAAGATTTGAATGGCTTCTTCTATCGTTGGTGCGGCAACCGTTGCGCCACGGTTAGGTTTAATATCAACTACTTGTTCAAGCGATAAACGTAATAATGCACGACGAATGATGGTGCGGCTCACCCCAAAGATTTCACTTAAT
This Vibrio aphrogenes DNA region includes the following protein-coding sequences:
- a CDS encoding GNAT family N-acetyltransferase, with translation MEFRAFEKGDHDLLIGWIDSDKLNYQWGGPNFEFPLDSLQISKHCSQAQVFPFIFVVSGQSAGYVELFKVSESHFRICRVFVSDSFRGKGISKRMLGQLIDLAKEKYSASLLSLAVFERNIVARNCYESLGFTVTAHENGSRSFDGEVWDLLCMERWL
- a CDS encoding GntR family transcriptional regulator, which codes for MTKLSKLSNTKIQAKANNQTQDDVVYCHIFDAILEQRLPPSTKLNEESLSEIFGVSRTIIRRALLRLSLEQVVDIKPNRGATVAAPTIEEAIQILKAREIAELAVTELATENCHPQQMQVLRNLVTSEDEAIANGDIGRGIRLSGEFHIELAKMAKNGPLLHFLRSLVSQTSLLIAQYEGSNNSNCSQDEHSNLLNAIESGDKAKAHELMEHHLQHIKANLNLTDDATSSDLHVVFSNIIRSRA